The Osmerus mordax isolate fOsmMor3 unplaced genomic scaffold, fOsmMor3.pri Scaffold_172, whole genome shotgun sequence genome window below encodes:
- the mafba gene encoding transcription factor MafB, with protein sequence MSAELSMGPELPNSPLALEYVNDFDLMKFDVKKEGLAGLERAAVRQCNRLQPQGSVSSTPISTPCSSVPSSPSFSPTEQKNHLEELYWMPSGGYHQQIDPQTLSLTPEDAVEALIGATAHGHPPPPHVQQQLQQGGFEGYRGPHHHHNHHGHAQQHHHPYGGGIPHHPDELPGHPGGHSHPHSQHHHHHSQDPDSPSPVSPGSHQTLHHHRHHHHHPHGHPGQASHHGSGNVEDRFSDDQLVSMSVRELNRHLRGFTKDEVIRLKQKRRTLKNRGYAQSCRYKRVQQKHVLENEKTQLINQVEQLKAEINRLARERDAYKLKCEKLTGTGANNGFREAGSTSDNPSSPEFFM encoded by the coding sequence ATGAGTGCAGAGCTGAGCATGGGCCCAGAGCTTCCCAACAGCCCTCTGGCTCTGGAATACGTCAACGATTTTGACCTGATGAAGTTCGACGTAAAGAAGGAAGGCCTGGCCGGGCTAGAGCGCGCCGCGGTGCGCCAATGTAACCGTCTCCAGCCTCAGGGCTCCGTGTCCTCGACTCCCATCAGTACACCCTGCAGCTCGGTGCCTTCCTCGCCCAGCTTCAGCCCGACAGAACAGAAGAACCATCTGGAGGAGCTGTACTGGATGCCGAGCGGCGGTTACCACCAGCAGATTGACCCACAGACGCTGAGCCTGACCCCAGAGGACGCTGTGGAGGCCCTGATTGGTGCCACGGCCCACGGGCATCCCCCGCCCCCACACgtccagcagcagctgcagcagggcGGCTTCGAGGGATACAGGGGGccgcaccaccaccacaaccaccacgGGCATGCCCAGCAACATCATCACCCATACGGGGGAGGCATCCCACACCACCCGGACGAACTGCCGGGACACCCGGGGGGGCATAGCCACCCGCACAGCcaacaccatcatcaccacagcCAGGACCCCGACAGCCCGTCCCCCGTCTCCCCTGGCTCTCACCAAACCCTCCACCATcaccgtcatcatcatcaccatccacACGGTCATCCGGGCCAGGCGTCCCACCACGGCTCCGGGAACGTGGAAGACCGCTTCTCCGACGACCAGCTGGTGTCCATGTCCGTAAGAGAGCTCAATCGACACCTGCGAGGCTTCACCAAGGACGAGGTCATCCGCCTTAAGCAAAAGCGGAGGACCCTGAAGAACCGGGGCTACGCACAGTCCTGCCGATATAAGCGTGTGCAGCAGAAGCACGTGCTGGAGAACGAGAAGACGCAACTGATCAACCAGGTGGAGCAGCTCAAAGCGGAGATCAACCGGCTGGCGCGCGAGAGGGACGCCTACAAACTCAAGTGCGAGAAACTGACGGGGACTGGGGCGAATAACGGGTTCCGCGAGGCTGGGTCCACTAGTGACAACCCGTCATCTCCCGAGTTTTTCATGTGA